A segment of the Prevotella sp. HUN102 genome:
AGACAATTATCAACTGACTTTGAAAGGATACAAATTAGGTAATAGTGAATTTAATAAAATTACTATTGCAGACGTAACTATCTCGCCTGACCATCAAAGTTATTTCGTTGGCATCGGGCAAGCTTTCATTTATGAAAAAAACACAAAAGGTGCTCTTTGCGTAATCAGTTATAAAGACCAATTTGACCAGTCTAACATAGATAATAAGGAAGAGATATCTATAAACATCCTTTTCCGTACACAGGAAGGTAAACAATATATTGAAACAAAAACTATTTTCACAGGAAAAAAGAAAGTAGCTACTGGAATCAATCAGATAGAGCGTACAAATGATTCATCAAAGCCCGAAATCGTATATAATCTTAACGGTCAGCGTGTAGACAATCCTCAGCACGGCATCTATATCGTAAACGGTAAGAAGGTTATTTTCAAGTAAATAACAAGCCTGAGTTCAAGATTATCCCGAACTCAGAATTACAAGATAACCCTAAAAAACGGCCTATTGGACATCTGGAGCTTTCCAATGCCAAATATCCAATACGCCAATTTCTCAGAGAAACAAGGATAGAAAAGGAGTATAAGAATTATTCATTAAAAGACAAAAGGAATCTCCATCAGGAGATTCCTTTTGTTGTATAAAGTTGATTCGTCATTATCCGAAGTCATCAAAACGGATGGCATCCTTTTCAACTCCAAGACTGTCGAGATAATCCGTAACGGTCTTGATGAGCATTGGAGGGCCGCAGAGATAGTATTCGCAGTCTTCCGGTGCCTCGTGGTCTTTCAGATAGGAATCGCGGATGCAGTTTACGGCAAAACCGGTGTAATACTTCACGCCTGCTGCATCTGCCTTCGGATCGGGCATATCGAGAGAAAGGTGGAAATGGAAGTTAGGATATTCCTTCTCCAATTCCCAGAAGTCTTCCAAGAAGAATGCCTCGCCCAACGCACGGGCACCATAGAAGAAGTGCATTTCACGGTCGCGCGTGTGCAGAGTGCGCAACATGTGCATAATCTGACTGCGCAACGGAGCCATACCGGCACCACCACCAATCCATATCATTTCCTTACCGGAAGTGAAGTTAGGAGCAAACTCTCCGTAAGGACCACTCATCATTACCTTATCGCCCGGTTTGAGGCTGAAGATATAGGAAGAACCGATACCAGTCGGCACATTCTGGAATCCTACCTGCGGACGTGGCAGGAACGGAGTAGAGGCAATGCGCACCGTGAGCGTGATGATGTCGCCCTCGGCAGGGTAGTTCGCCATTGAGTATGCGCGAACCGTGTCTTCGGGATTGGTAGCCTTCAGGGAAAGAATGTTGAATTTCTCCCACGGACCGATATAATCCTCGCCTATGTCGTTCTTATCGAAGTCCTTATCGTAATCAATGCAGTCGTACTTAGGAATTTTAATCTGCGCATAAGAGCCGGGAACGAAGTCCATGTGTTCGCCCGGAGGCAGTGCAACCTTGAATTCCTTGATGAAACTTGACACGTTCTTGTTGGAAATAACGGTGCATTCCCATTCCTTGACACCCATCACGGAGTCGGCAATCTTCAGTGAAAGGTCGCCCTTCACCTTAGCCTGACATCCCAGACGCCACCCCTCCTTGACTTCCTTACGGGAGAAATGAGGACGCTCGGAGTCGAGAATTTCGCCACCTCCTTCGAGAATCTGACACTTACACTGTCCACAGCTCGCCTTTCCACCACAGGCAGAAGGCAGAAATACGCCGTTTTCATTCAACGTTGCCATAATGGAGCTGCCCTGCTCCACCGACATTTCCTTGTCGCCATTAATCGTAATCTTTACCTTGCCGCTTGGACTGAGATATTTCTTGGCTACAAGCAGTATGACAACCAAAAGCAATATGGTTATCAGGAAGATACAAATACTATATAAAATAAAAGATATATCCATTTCTTATTATATTTTAAGACCCGAGAAACACATCATAGCCATAGCCATCAAGCCTACGGTAATAAACGTAATACCCAATCCCTGCAATGGTTTCGGCACGTCTGAATACTCGAGACGCTCGCGAATGGCACCCAAAGAAACGATCGCAAGCGTCCATCCGATACCCGAACCGAGA
Coding sequences within it:
- the nqrF gene encoding NADH:ubiquinone reductase (Na(+)-transporting) subunit F, producing the protein MDISFILYSICIFLITILLLVVILLVAKKYLSPSGKVKITINGDKEMSVEQGSSIMATLNENGVFLPSACGGKASCGQCKCQILEGGGEILDSERPHFSRKEVKEGWRLGCQAKVKGDLSLKIADSVMGVKEWECTVISNKNVSSFIKEFKVALPPGEHMDFVPGSYAQIKIPKYDCIDYDKDFDKNDIGEDYIGPWEKFNILSLKATNPEDTVRAYSMANYPAEGDIITLTVRIASTPFLPRPQVGFQNVPTGIGSSYIFSLKPGDKVMMSGPYGEFAPNFTSGKEMIWIGGGAGMAPLRSQIMHMLRTLHTRDREMHFFYGARALGEAFFLEDFWELEKEYPNFHFHLSLDMPDPKADAAGVKYYTGFAVNCIRDSYLKDHEAPEDCEYYLCGPPMLIKTVTDYLDSLGVEKDAIRFDDFG